In one window of Meleagris gallopavo isolate NT-WF06-2002-E0010 breed Aviagen turkey brand Nicholas breeding stock chromosome 4, Turkey_5.1, whole genome shotgun sequence DNA:
- the LOC100547877 gene encoding claudin-22-like codes for MCRILFSKAISSVLLRLLKMDLVHRHRLQLFGLLLSVIGWILTGTCNYLPDWKNLGLDLNELELWTMGLWQTCVVQDIGGTQCKDFDSFLALPIEFRISRILVSTSNGLGLLSLVISSLGLDCLKIEDTEQKLKKQLLLLGGILMWIAGVLVLVPVSWVAYTIIQEFWDEVIPEIVPRWEIGDALFSGWFGGFFIILGGSLLLLTIFLSSDHQLPEQYTMGDMQDNRQQVETGNRRL; via the coding sequence ATGTGCAGAATACTGTTTTCAAAAGCCATCAGTTCAGTGCTACTTCGACTGCTAAAAATGGATTTGGTCCACAGACACAGGTTACAGTTATTTGGATTGCTGCTGTCTGTAATAGGATGGATTTTAACTGGTACCTGTAACTATTTACCGGACTGGAAAAACCTCGGCTTAGACTTAAATGAACTGGAGCTTTGGACTATGGGACTCTGGCAAACCTGTGTAGTCCAAGACATAGGAGGAACACAGTGTAAAGACTTTGATTCTTTTCTAGCTTTGCCCATAGAATTCAGGATTTCCAGGATTTTAGTATCTACATCAAACGGACTAGGACTTCTGAGCCTCGTCATCTCTAGCCTTGGTTTGGACTGCCTAAAGATAGAGGATACAGAGCAGAAGCTAAAGAAACAGCTGTTACTACTTGGAGGAATTCTCATGTGGATAGCCGGAGTTCTGGTCTTAGTTCCTGTTTCCTGGGTTGCCTATACGATAATCCAGGAATTTTGGGATGAAGTGATCCCAGAGATTGTGCCCAGATGGGAAATAGGGGATGCACTGTTCAGTGGTTGGTTTGGTGGCTTTTTTATAATTCTAGGAGGCTCTTTACTTCTCTTGACAATCTTCTTATCATCTGACCATCAATTACCAGAACAGTATACAATGGGAGATATGCAAGACAACCGTCAACAGGTGGAGACTGGAAACAGAAGACTTTAA
- the LOC100547722 gene encoding claudin-22-like, whose translation MALVYRPVVQLSGILLSLLGWVLSCLTTYLPQWKNLNLELNELEIWTMGLWQACVVQEEGGMQCKDFDSFLALPPELRISRILMFFSNGLGLLGLLFSGFGLDCLKIGGRQQDHKKRLLLFGGMLFWMSGITAIAPVSWVAHSTVQEFWDENIPDIVPRWDLGEALFVGWLAGFCLILGGSLLNCTICSTELHPSSVHYAVTEQQDQCQHLETETRP comes from the coding sequence ATGGCCTTGGTTTATCGACCAGTGGTGCAATTAAGTGGCATATTATTATCTCTGTTGGGATGGGTCCTATCCTGTCTCACTACCTATTTACCTCAGTGGAAAAATCTTAACTTGGAACTGAACGAACTGGAGATCTGGACCATGGGACTCTGGCAAGCTTGTGTTGTCCAAGAAGAAGGGGGAATGCAATGCAAGGACTTTGATTCTTTCTTAGCTTTGCCTCCAGAACTCAGGATTTCTAggattttgatgtttttttccaatggACTGGGGCTTTTGGGCCTCTTGTTCTCAGGATTTGGGTTGGACTGTTTGAAAATTGGTGGAAGACAACAGGATCACAAGAAACGGCTGTTGCTGTTTGGGGGAATGCTCTTCTGGATGTCGGGGATTACAGCTATTGCCCCAGTTTCTTGGGTTGCCCACTCCACAGTCCAGGAATTTTGGGATGAGAATATACCAGATATTGTTCccaggtgggatttgggggaaGCATTATTTGTTGGCTGGCTTGCTGGATTTTGTCTTATACTAGGAGGATCCCTACTTAACTGCACAATCTGCTCAACTGAACTTCATCCATCTTCGGTCCATTATGCAGTAACAGAACAGCAAGATCAGTGTCAACACTTAGAAACTGAAACTAGGCCTTAA